Proteins found in one Stigmatopora nigra isolate UIUO_SnigA chromosome 15, RoL_Snig_1.1, whole genome shotgun sequence genomic segment:
- the LOC144208496 gene encoding SEC14-like protein 1: MVREYQSPVRVYKHSFELIMAAYHKRFPKCSLIPVFIDSEVISENQSQDGSTLVTERRCTIDIDAPRLLKRIAGVDYLYFIQKNTLNRRERTLAIEIINESFSSRVISQEYCKYSVHPENEEWTYFEQTASLDVKSFYGFEGMAEKIAIKQYASNIEKGNEIIQYHLKELEKEGIKHIPRWTEPSPTDIIPGNCVKPMLPAHEVDSTKEILTTSPDDKLDADYIRRYLGDLTPLQESCLIRLRKWLQETHKGKIPKDQHVLRFLTTTDFNFDKARDLLCQSLTWRKKYQVDYVLDSWQRPQLLQDYYTGGWHHNDKDGRPLYILRLGHMDTKGLIRSLTEEVLVRQVVAINEEGLRRCEENTTTFGRPISCWTCLVDLEGLNMRHLWRPGLKALLRIIEVVEANYPETLGCLLMLKAPRIFPVLWALVSPLINENTRKKFLVYAANDFKGPGGLVDYIDHKFIPDFLGGDCLCDIPEGGLVPKSLYRTADELEIEDNRLLTESIYKSANIFKGAPYEILIEITEASSVITWDFDMCKGDVLFNIYHSKRPPQLPKKDIIGASGLTSFGGSQLLDKSWVLGHDYSLVEKSLTCKEGESAQGSHITRWPGYYILQWSFYGCPAASSSSLSCVDDVLASLQVSSHKCKIMYYTEVLASRDIRGSMTSLESNHSGFSQLSMSTTLSSQSHTSSTISR, encoded by the exons ATGGTTCGAGAATACCAGTCACCTGTCCGGGTCTACAAACATTCATTCGAGTTAATAATGGCA GCTTACCACAAAAGATTCCCAAAGTGTTCCTTGATTCCAGTGTTTATAGACAGTGAGGTCATCAGTGAAAACCAAAGCCAGGACGGCTCAACACTGGTTACTGAAAGACGCTGCACGATTGACATTGACGCTCCTCGACTACTTAAACGG ATTGCTGGTGTAGACTACCTGTATTTCATCCAAAAGAACACATTGAACCGCAGAGAGCGGACACTTGCCATTGAGATCATAAATGAATCGTTTTCCAGCAGAGTCATTTCCCAAGAGTACTGCAAATACTCG gttCATCCAGAGAATGAAGAATGGACATATTTTGAACAAACAGCTAGTCTTGATGTTAAATCATTTTATGGCTTTGAAGGAATGGCAGAGAAAATAGCAATTAAGCAGTATGCCAGTAACATAGAAAAG GGGAACGAAATTATCCAGTATCACCTCAAAGAGCTTGAAAAGGAGGGCATAAAACATATACCTCGTTGGACTGAACCCTCTCCTACAGATATCATCCCTGGAAATTGTGTTAAACCTATGCTCCCGGCTCATGAGGTGGACAGTACCAAAGAGATATTGACGACCTCTCCTGATG ACAAGTTGGATGCTGATTACATCAGACGTTACCTAGGTGATTTAACGCCTCTGCAGGAAAGCTGTCTTATTCGACTGCGGAAATGGCTCCAAGAAACCCACAAGGGCAAG ATTCCAAAGGATCAGCACGTGTTGCGCTTTTTAACAACCACAGATTTTAACTTTGACAAGGCTCGAGACCTTCTGTGTCAATCATTGACGTGGAGGAAGAAATACCAGGTGGATTATGTATTGGACTCATGGCAACGCCCCCAACTTCTTCAGGATTACTATACTGGAGGCTGGCACCACAATGACAAAG ATGGCCGTCCTCTCTACATATTACGTTTGGGTCATATGGACACGAAGGGATTGATTCGCTCCTTAACGGAAGAGGTGCTGGTTAGGCAG GTTGTTGCCATCAATGAAGAGGGATTGAGGCGCTGTGaggaaaatacaacaacatttGGTCGACCAATCAG TTGCTGGACTTGCTTGGTCGATTTAGAGGGTCTTAACATGCGTCATCTTTGGAGACCAGGACTTAAGGCACTACTAAGAATTATCGAAGTAGTGGAGGCCAATTACCCGGAGACTCTGGGCTGTCTCCTCATGTTAAAAGCGCCCAGAATTTTCCCTGTGCTGTGGGCCCTG GTCAGCCCTCTAATCAATGAAAACACCCGTAAGAAGTTCCTTGTTTATGCTGCAAATGATTTTAAAGGTCCAGGTGGTTTGGTTGACTACATTGATCATAAATTCATCCCTGACTTTTTGGGAGGGGACTGTCTG TGTGACATTCCAGAAGGAGGTTTAGTACCAAAGTCTTTGTACAGGACAGCAGATGAACTGGAGATTGAAGACAACCGATTATTGACAGAATCCATATATAAAAGTGCCAATATTTTCAAGGGAGCTCCATATGAG attttaattgaGATCACAGAAGCCTCCTCCGTAATCACCTGGGACTTTGATATGTGTAAAGGGGACGTGCTCTTTAACATCTACCATTCAAAGAGGCCCCCACAACTGCCAAAGAAAGACATAATTGGAGCCAGTGGTTTAACATCCTTTGGGGGTTCGCAGTTATTAGACAAGAGCTGGGTGCTGGGCCACGACTACAGCTTGGTAGAGAAATCCCTCACCTGCAAAGAAGGAGAGAGTGCACAG GGCTCTCACATCACTCGCTGGCCTGGATATTACATTCTCCAGTGGTCCTTTTACGGCTGCCCAGCTGCCTCATCTTCTAGCCTCTCTTGTGTGGATGATGTGCTGGCTTCTCTACAAGTTTCCTCACACAAGTGTAAGATTATGTACTATACTGAAGTGCTGGCTTCCAGAGATATCAG gggatcCATGACCAGCCTGGAGTCCAATCATAGTGGTTTCTCTCAGCTCAGTATGTCCACTACTCTTTCTAGTCAATCACACACCAGCTCAACTATCTCAAGGTAG